Proteins found in one Zea mays cultivar B73 chromosome 1, Zm-B73-REFERENCE-NAM-5.0, whole genome shotgun sequence genomic segment:
- the LOC111589969 gene encoding uncharacterized protein, whose protein sequence is MEYTISDCSQILLPFCFLGHFSLYVFNMNTRSIYIMDSMPLPSWFKGNDPSMHYIHKIHNIANNMNVAMKLANPTWKDDIYMWRRIVPSWVPKTLNWDLSGFLVINFMHSWNGKRLPCISTTSSVLRTKFLVELMKYQDNECNDNIPEEIQKIIKRISV, encoded by the exons ATGGAGTATACTATTTCAGATTGCAGCCAA ATTCTATTGCCCTTTTGTTTCTTGGGTCACTTCAGTTTATATGTATTTAACATGAACACCAGAAGCATCTATATAATGGACTCCATGCCTCTACCATCATGGTTTAAGGGTAACGATCCAAGCATGCATTATATTCACAAAATACATAATATTGCCAATAATATGAATGTTGCCATGAAATTGGCTAATCCTACATGGAAAGACGATATTTATATGTGGCGTCGTATAGTACCATCATGGGTTCCAAAAACATTAAACTG GGATTTATCAGGCTTTCTTGTTATCAACTTTATGCACTCGTGGAATGGTAAAAGGTTACCCTGCATTTCCACT ACTTCAAGTGTACTGAGGACCAAATTCTTGGTAGAGTTGATGAAGTACCAGGACAATGAATGTAATGACAATATTCCAGAAGAAATACAAAAGATTATTAAGCGCATCAGTGTTTAG